One region of Epilithonimonas zeae genomic DNA includes:
- a CDS encoding DUF4294 domain-containing protein: MRVKVMIFGKLIPILLMFVGVFCFSQQDTLQVKSFDDIPKSKLKKDEFGNEYYYDEAQKAKIYKINGEQVIVMDELTLRANPHFNNQLDRNYYFFLNKKLNRVYPLFLDALEQYRAIQKESANMKGADRSRYMKQRQTELAASYEKQLRNLTTSEGQVFAKLMNRATGKTVYEIIKELRGGWSAFWWNVKGNIADVSLKTPYDPHRFRDDLFVESLLQSNWNLGYLQPYEGASDYKVKK, from the coding sequence ATGAGAGTAAAAGTAATGATTTTTGGTAAATTGATTCCGATTCTTTTAATGTTTGTTGGTGTATTTTGTTTTTCGCAACAAGATACTTTGCAGGTGAAATCATTTGATGATATTCCAAAAAGCAAATTGAAGAAAGATGAGTTCGGGAATGAGTATTATTATGATGAAGCTCAGAAAGCTAAAATCTATAAAATAAACGGGGAACAAGTCATTGTGATGGATGAATTGACTCTGAGAGCCAATCCACATTTCAATAATCAATTGGATAGAAATTATTATTTCTTCCTTAACAAAAAACTGAATCGTGTTTATCCTTTGTTTTTGGATGCTTTAGAACAATATCGTGCTATTCAAAAAGAAAGTGCTAATATGAAAGGCGCTGACAGAAGCCGTTATATGAAACAGAGACAAACAGAATTGGCAGCCAGCTATGAGAAACAGTTGAGAAACTTAACAACTTCCGAAGGTCAGGTTTTTGCAAAATTAATGAATAGAGCGACTGGAAAAACAGTTTATGAAATAATCAAAGAACTGAGAGGCGGCTGGAGTGCTTTTTGGTGGAATGTCAAAGGAAATATTGCTGATGTAAGTCTGAAAACGCCTTATGACCCGCACAGATTCAGAGATGACCTTTTTGTAGAGTCTCTTCTGCAGTCTAATTGGAATCTTGGTTATTTGCAACCTTATGAAGGTGCTAGTGATTATAAAGTAAAAAAATAG
- the rpe gene encoding ribulose-phosphate 3-epimerase — MKNKLIAPSLLSADFGNLQRDIEMLNNSQADWFHVDVMDGRFVPNISFGFPVMKTVQQHAKKFVDVHLMILEPEKYVEEFIDYGADLVSVHYEACTHLHRTIHLIQSKGAKAGVVLNPATPVLMLEDIIADVDLVLLMSVNPGFGGQKFIQNTYKKISETKDLILSNNSTALIQIDGGVNLDNASKLFEAGADVLVAGNAVFSSENPEKTIELLKI, encoded by the coding sequence ATGAAAAACAAACTCATAGCACCTTCCCTTCTCTCTGCGGATTTTGGAAATTTACAGAGAGATATCGAGATGCTAAACAACTCTCAGGCAGACTGGTTTCACGTCGATGTAATGGACGGACGTTTTGTCCCAAATATCTCTTTCGGATTTCCAGTAATGAAAACCGTTCAGCAACACGCCAAAAAATTCGTGGATGTCCATTTGATGATTTTGGAACCCGAAAAATATGTGGAAGAATTCATAGATTACGGAGCAGATTTGGTTTCCGTACATTATGAGGCTTGCACACATCTTCACAGAACCATCCATTTGATTCAGAGCAAAGGAGCAAAAGCAGGTGTAGTTCTAAATCCTGCAACGCCAGTTTTGATGTTGGAAGACATTATTGCAGATGTAGATTTGGTTTTATTGATGAGTGTGAATCCTGGATTCGGTGGGCAAAAATTCATCCAGAACACATATAAAAAAATCAGCGAAACCAAAGATTTGATTTTGAGCAACAATTCTACTGCTCTAATCCAGATTGATGGTGGTGTGAATCTGGACAATGCATCCAAACTTTTCGAAGCTGGCGCAGATGTTTTGGTAGCAGGAAACGCCGTTTTCTCTTCAGAAAATCCCGAGAAGACCATTGAACTTTTAAAAATTTAG
- a CDS encoding M28 family peptidase: MSFENKSIKFLEQYLNTASPTGYEHKGQKIWMDYIKPYVDKIEVDHYGTAYGIINPEADFKVVIEAHADEISWYVNYITDDGLIYVIRNGGSDQTIAPSKVVHIHGEKGIVKGVFGWPAIHTRSANQNEPTPKIDNIFIDCGAISKKEVEELGIFVGCMITYPDEFFELNDRYFVCRALDNRIGGFMIAEVARLLKENKKELPFGLYITNSVQEEVGLYGADMIADTIKPNIAIVTDVTHDTTTPMIEKKKEGDQKCGDGPVVFFAPSVHHTIRELIIRTAKEKEIPFQRAAASRATGTDTDAFAHSNGGVPSALISLPLRYMHTTVEMVSKEDVANVIKLIYESLLKIQPTMKLKYH, from the coding sequence ATGAGTTTCGAAAATAAATCAATTAAATTCTTAGAACAATATTTAAACACTGCTTCACCTACTGGTTATGAACACAAAGGTCAAAAAATTTGGATGGATTACATCAAACCTTATGTAGATAAAATCGAAGTGGACCATTATGGAACAGCTTACGGAATCATCAACCCAGAAGCCGATTTCAAAGTGGTTATAGAAGCGCACGCTGACGAAATAAGTTGGTATGTCAATTACATTACAGATGATGGCTTAATCTACGTTATAAGAAACGGAGGCTCTGATCAAACTATTGCTCCTTCAAAAGTTGTACACATTCACGGAGAAAAAGGTATTGTAAAAGGTGTTTTTGGCTGGCCAGCAATCCATACAAGAAGCGCCAATCAAAACGAACCGACTCCAAAAATTGATAACATTTTCATCGATTGCGGTGCAATTTCTAAAAAAGAAGTAGAAGAATTAGGAATTTTTGTAGGTTGTATGATAACTTATCCTGATGAGTTTTTTGAACTGAATGACAGATACTTTGTTTGCCGAGCTTTGGATAACAGAATTGGTGGTTTTATGATTGCCGAAGTTGCAAGACTTTTGAAAGAAAATAAGAAAGAATTACCTTTTGGATTATATATTACCAATTCGGTTCAGGAAGAAGTTGGACTTTATGGTGCAGATATGATTGCTGACACCATCAAACCAAATATTGCCATTGTGACAGATGTGACACACGATACAACTACACCAATGATCGAAAAGAAAAAAGAAGGCGATCAAAAATGCGGCGATGGACCTGTTGTTTTCTTTGCGCCAAGTGTTCATCATACGATTCGAGAATTGATTATCCGCACAGCAAAAGAAAAAGAAATCCCTTTCCAAAGAGCGGCAGCAAGCAGGGCAACAGGAACGGATACAGACGCATTTGCACATTCCAACGGTGGTGTTCCAAGCGCATTGATTTCTTTACCTTTGCGATATATGCACACAACTGTGGAAATGGTTTCAAAAGAAGATGTTGCCAACGTTATCAAATTGATCTACGAAAGCCTTCTGAAAATCCAACCAACAATGAAGTTGAAATATCATTAA